A stretch of the Agromyces larvae genome encodes the following:
- a CDS encoding IS3 family transposase (programmed frameshift) — protein MSNSRKRHTPEQVVRKLGQADRMLADGADVAAVCRELGISEQTYYRWRNQYGGLKADDAKRLKELEKQNATLKRLLAEAELEKAALKELAGGKLLSPGRRRAAVAHLIRTLRVSERMACRLAGLSRSAYRRPLKADTVADPDRALRDWLRAWAKKHPRCGYRRAYHDARAEGWVVNHKKVQRLWRVEGLRVPQRRRRKRVGSSTVEAPAADAPNVVWAVDFQFDADEQGRPIKICSIVDEHTRECIGGLTERSITADRLTAHLEDLVAVRGAPAVLRSDNGPEFISDAMADWAGTRTGLSYIPPGSPWRNGYVESFNSRLRDECLNINSFYSLLHAQVVIGDWKDEYNHHRRHSSLGYLPPAEYARQCTHQIETDDSQTIRTE, from the exons ATGTCGAACAGCAGGAAGCGTCATACCCCGGAGCAGGTCGTTCGCAAGCTCGGTCAGGCCGACCGGATGCTCGCCGACGGCGCGGATGTCGCGGCGGTGTGCCGGGAGCTCGGGATCTCCGAGCAGACGTACTACCGGTGGCGTAACCAGTACGGCGGTCTGAAGGCCGACGACGCGAAGCGTCTGAAGGAGCTTGAGAAGCAGAACGCGACGCTCAAGCGGCTGCTCGCGGAGGCGGAGCTGGAGAAGGCCGCGCTCAAGGAGCTGGCTG GAGGGAAACTTCTAAGCCCGGGCAGGCGCCGCGCCGCCGTCGCTCACCTGATCAGGACACTGCGGGTGAGCGAACGGATGGCGTGCCGCCTGGCCGGGCTCTCACGCTCCGCATACCGGCGCCCGCTCAAGGCCGACACGGTCGCGGACCCGGACCGGGCGTTGCGTGACTGGCTGCGCGCCTGGGCGAAGAAGCACCCGCGTTGCGGGTACCGGCGGGCGTATCACGACGCCCGCGCCGAGGGCTGGGTCGTGAACCACAAGAAGGTCCAACGCCTGTGGCGTGTCGAGGGCCTGCGGGTGCCGCAGCGGCGTCGACGCAAACGCGTCGGGTCCTCGACTGTCGAGGCACCTGCCGCGGATGCGCCGAACGTGGTGTGGGCGGTGGATTTCCAGTTCGATGCCGACGAGCAGGGCCGCCCGATCAAGATCTGCTCCATCGTCGATGAGCACACCCGGGAGTGCATCGGCGGCCTCACCGAACGGTCGATCACCGCCGACCGGCTCACCGCTCACCTCGAGGACCTCGTCGCCGTCCGCGGCGCCCCGGCCGTGCTCAGGTCGGACAACGGCCCGGAGTTCATCAGCGACGCAATGGCCGACTGGGCCGGCACCCGCACCGGCCTGTCCTACATCCCGCCGGGATCGCCGTGGCGCAACGGGTACGTCGAGTCGTTCAACAGCCGGCTCCGCGACGAGTGCCTGAACATCAACAGCTTCTACTCGCTGCTGCACGCGCAGGTCGTGATCGGCGACTGGAAGGACGAGTACAACCACCACCGCCGGCACTCCTCGCTCGGCTACCTACCGCCCGCCGAGTACGCTCGGCAGTGCACCCATCAAATCGAAACCGACGACTCACAGACCATCCGGACCGAATGA